Proteins from a single region of Caloramator sp. E03:
- a CDS encoding type III pantothenate kinase, which produces MLLVFDVGNTNIVLGVYEGKKRLADWRMSTTPPKTSDEYGIVAINLFEKADLNYKDVKAVVISSVVPNIMYSLEHMIRKYFKVEPLIVGPGIKTGINIKYDNPKEVGADRIVNAVAGHEIYKKPLIIIDFGTATTFCAVGARGDYYGGAIAPGIKISSDALFERAAKLPRIELVRPANVICKNTVQSMQAGIIYGYVGLVDFIVNKMKDEMKKIGEDDPLVVATGGLSKLIATESSSIQEINPYLTLEGLRIIYEKNQ; this is translated from the coding sequence ATGCTTCTTGTATTTGATGTTGGAAATACTAATATTGTTTTAGGAGTATATGAAGGTAAAAAACGCCTTGCTGATTGGAGAATGTCAACTACTCCACCAAAAACATCTGATGAATATGGAATAGTTGCTATAAATCTATTTGAAAAGGCTGATTTAAATTATAAAGATGTAAAAGCTGTCGTTATATCTTCTGTTGTACCTAATATCATGTACTCTCTTGAGCACATGATAAGAAAATATTTTAAAGTAGAACCACTTATAGTAGGACCAGGAATTAAAACAGGAATAAATATAAAATATGATAATCCAAAGGAAGTTGGAGCGGATAGAATTGTAAATGCTGTTGCAGGTCATGAAATATATAAAAAGCCACTCATAATAATAGATTTTGGTACAGCCACAACATTTTGTGCAGTAGGTGCAAGAGGTGATTATTATGGAGGTGCAATAGCCCCAGGTATTAAGATTTCAAGTGATGCATTATTTGAGAGGGCTGCAAAACTTCCAAGGATTGAACTTGTAAGGCCTGCTAATGTTATTTGTAAAAATACTGTACAGAGTATGCAGGCAGGTATAATATATGGTTATGTAGGCCTTGTTGATTTTATAGTAAATAAAATGAAAGATGAAATGAAAAAGATAGGTGAAGATGATCCATTGGTTGTTGCAACAGGGGGGCTTTCAAAACTTATTGCAACAGAAAGTAGTTCTATACAGGAGATAAATCCATATCTTACATTGGAAGGCTTAAGAATAATATATGAAAAAAATCAATAG
- the greA gene encoding transcription elongation factor GreA has product MGETNKQVILTYEGVKKIEQELEYLKTVKRKEVTQKIKTALSFGDLSENSEYDEAKNEQAFVEGRIATLENMLKNAKVIDEEDIKTDTVSIGTTVRVKDLEYGDELEFTIVGSAEADPATMKISNEAPIGKGLLGKKVGDKVVIQVPDGTTIFEILEIKKR; this is encoded by the coding sequence ATGGGTGAAACCAACAAACAAGTAATATTAACTTATGAAGGAGTAAAGAAAATAGAACAAGAGCTTGAATATCTTAAAACAGTTAAAAGAAAAGAAGTTACGCAAAAGATAAAAACTGCATTATCCTTTGGGGATTTAAGTGAAAACTCTGAATATGATGAGGCTAAAAATGAACAGGCTTTTGTTGAAGGAAGAATAGCAACTCTTGAAAATATGTTAAAGAATGCAAAGGTGATAGATGAAGAAGATATCAAAACAGATACTGTATCAATTGGAACAACTGTTAGAGTAAAGGATCTTGAATATGGAGATGAGCTTGAATTTACTATAGTAGGTTCTGCTGAAGCAGATCCAGCAACTATGAAAATATCTAACGAAGCGCCTATAGGTAAAGGACTACTTGGTAAAAAAGTGGGGGATAAGGTTGTAATTCAAGTGCCAGACGGAACTACAATATTTGAAATATTAGAAATAAAGAAAAGATAA
- the gltA gene encoding NADPH-dependent glutamate synthase produces MDRMKRVPIKEQDSKVRITNFDEVCLGYTKEEAMQEASRCLNCKSPKCVANCPVSIDIPGFIAQVKEGNFEEAAKIIAKSSALPAICGRVCPQETQCEGKCVLGIKGEAVAIGKLERFVADWARENNIDLSETKPKNGKKVAVIGSGPAGLTCAGDLAKLGYDVTIFEALHEPGGVLVYGIPEFRLPKDTVVKYEIDNVRKLGVKIETDVIVGKTVTVDQLFEEEGFSAVFIGSGAGLPKFMGIPGENLNGVFSANEFLTRNNLMKAFKEDYETPIKVGKKVAVVGGGNVAMDAARTALRYGAEVHIVYRRSEAELPARVEEVHHAKEEGVIFDLLTNPVEIIGDEKGWVKGMKCIRMELGEPDESGRRKPVEVKGSEFIIEVDTVIMSLGTSPNPLISSTTKGLEINKHKCIVADEGTGRTSREGVFAGGDAVTGAATVILAMGAGKKAAKAIDEYLSNK; encoded by the coding sequence ATGGATAGAATGAAAAGAGTTCCTATAAAAGAACAGGATTCTAAAGTTAGAATTACAAATTTTGATGAAGTATGCTTAGGATATACAAAAGAAGAGGCTATGCAGGAGGCTTCAAGATGTTTAAACTGTAAAAGTCCTAAATGCGTGGCTAATTGTCCAGTATCAATAGATATACCTGGATTTATAGCACAAGTTAAAGAAGGAAATTTTGAAGAAGCTGCTAAGATTATTGCAAAGTCCAGTGCACTTCCAGCAATATGCGGAAGAGTATGTCCTCAAGAAACCCAATGTGAAGGAAAATGTGTACTTGGAATAAAAGGGGAAGCTGTAGCGATAGGTAAGCTTGAAAGATTTGTTGCTGATTGGGCAAGAGAAAATAATATTGATTTATCAGAAACAAAACCTAAAAATGGTAAAAAAGTTGCAGTTATTGGAAGTGGGCCAGCAGGTCTTACTTGTGCTGGAGATTTAGCTAAATTAGGATATGATGTAACCATATTTGAAGCTTTACATGAACCAGGAGGAGTTTTAGTCTATGGAATTCCTGAATTTAGGCTTCCTAAGGATACAGTAGTTAAGTATGAAATAGATAACGTTAGAAAATTAGGTGTTAAAATAGAGACTGATGTTATAGTTGGTAAGACTGTTACAGTAGATCAGTTATTTGAAGAAGAAGGATTTAGTGCAGTATTTATAGGTTCAGGTGCTGGATTACCTAAATTTATGGGAATACCCGGTGAAAATTTAAATGGAGTATTTTCAGCAAATGAGTTTTTAACAAGAAATAATTTGATGAAAGCATTTAAAGAGGATTATGAAACTCCTATAAAAGTAGGTAAGAAGGTAGCTGTTGTAGGTGGTGGAAATGTTGCAATGGATGCAGCAAGAACAGCATTAAGATACGGAGCAGAGGTTCATATAGTTTATAGAAGATCAGAGGCAGAACTTCCAGCCAGAGTAGAAGAAGTTCATCATGCAAAAGAAGAAGGGGTAATATTCGACTTGTTGACAAACCCAGTAGAAATAATTGGCGATGAAAAAGGATGGGTTAAAGGGATGAAATGCATAAGAATGGAGCTTGGTGAACCAGATGAATCTGGCAGAAGAAAACCTGTAGAGGTTAAAGGCTCAGAGTTTATTATAGAGGTTGATACAGTAATCATGTCCCTTGGAACATCACCAAATCCATTGATATCTTCTACAACTAAAGGATTAGAGATTAATAAACATAAATGTATAGTTGCAGATGAGGGAACAGGCCGTACATCAAGAGAAGGGGTATTTGCTGGTGGTGATGCTGTAACAGGAGCTGCTACAGTAATACTTGCTATGGGAGCCGGAAAGAAAGCTGCAAAGGCTATCGATGAGTATTTAAGTAATAAATAA
- a CDS encoding quinate 5-dehydrogenase → MKRIVSVSLGSSKRNHRAEVEILGEKVVIERIGTDGDYNKVINIIKELDGKVDAFGMGGIDLNLRWADKSYTIKDAIPIKEAAKVSPIVDGSWLKNTLERRTVKYINDYIMPLKDKKVLMTSATDRYGMAEAFYSIGADITFGDFIFALNIPVPIKSYRLFSMLAEIILPIAVRMPFEKLYPTGSKQDTITTKYEKYYNDAEIIGGDYLFIKKYMPKNMTDKVIVTNTVTQSDIEDLKERGIAILITTTPEFNGRSFGTNVIEALIVSLLNKNLEDITIKDYEDILDRLNFVPRVECFNKNIFYNGKVQGYI, encoded by the coding sequence ATGAAAAGGATTGTATCTGTAAGTCTTGGTTCCTCAAAAAGAAATCATAGGGCTGAAGTGGAAATTTTAGGAGAAAAAGTTGTCATTGAGAGAATAGGTACTGATGGAGATTATAATAAAGTTATAAATATAATAAAGGAACTTGATGGAAAAGTCGATGCCTTTGGGATGGGAGGAATAGATTTAAATTTAAGATGGGCAGATAAATCTTATACAATAAAAGATGCTATTCCAATAAAAGAAGCTGCAAAAGTATCTCCAATTGTTGATGGTTCATGGCTTAAAAATACGCTTGAGAGAAGAACTGTAAAATATATAAATGATTACATAATGCCATTAAAGGACAAAAAAGTTCTTATGACTAGTGCTACTGATAGATATGGAATGGCAGAGGCTTTTTATAGTATAGGTGCTGATATAACCTTTGGTGATTTTATATTTGCACTAAATATACCTGTTCCAATAAAGTCTTATAGATTGTTTAGTATGCTTGCTGAAATAATACTCCCTATAGCTGTTAGGATGCCCTTTGAAAAACTTTATCCAACTGGTAGTAAACAGGATACTATTACAACAAAATATGAAAAATATTATAATGACGCAGAAATAATAGGAGGAGATTATCTTTTCATAAAAAAATATATGCCTAAAAATATGACAGATAAAGTTATTGTTACTAATACAGTAACTCAAAGTGATATAGAAGATTTAAAGGAAAGAGGAATTGCAATACTTATTACTACAACTCCGGAGTTTAATGGGAGATCCTTTGGTACTAATGTAATTGAAGCATTAATTGTATCACTTTTAAATAAAAATCTTGAAGATATAACAATAAAAGATTATGAAGATATACTGGATAGATTGAATTTTGTCCCAAGAGTTGAATGCTTTAATAAAAATATATTTTATAATGGTAAGGTACAAGGGTATATATAA
- a CDS encoding ECF transporter S component gives MENLKIYPKKVMTVRKMTRVAMLAAIAIFMSLTPFGYIRLTPSLKVTFMHIPVIIAAITDGIAGGIIVGLIFGLSSLVNNLSTIFAPIFINPMISIFPRIMIGVFSALTYKKTKNVAITAIVGTATNTILVLSMIYVFAAKTFASISKVAIGSLGKILIGIALTNGTLEVIVAAIIVTAITKALDKIIRQA, from the coding sequence GTGGAAAATTTAAAAATTTACCCCAAAAAAGTGATGACGGTAAGGAAAATGACAAGAGTAGCAATGCTTGCAGCTATAGCAATTTTTATGAGCCTAACACCTTTTGGTTATATAAGGCTTACTCCATCACTTAAAGTTACTTTTATGCATATTCCCGTAATAATTGCTGCAATAACTGACGGTATAGCAGGTGGAATAATAGTTGGGCTTATTTTTGGGCTATCAAGTCTTGTCAATAACTTATCTACTATTTTTGCACCTATATTCATCAATCCTATGATATCTATTTTTCCAAGGATTATGATAGGTGTATTTTCGGCTTTGACTTATAAAAAAACAAAAAACGTTGCAATAACTGCTATTGTTGGCACTGCTACCAATACGATACTTGTACTTTCAATGATTTATGTATTTGCAGCAAAAACCTTTGCAAGCATAAGTAAAGTTGCAATAGGATCTCTTGGGAAAATACTAATAGGTATTGCACTTACAAATGGGACTTTAGAAGTAATTGTTGCAGCTATAATTGTAACTGCAATTACTAAAGCTTTAGATAAGATAATAAGGCAGGCATAG
- a CDS encoding biotin--[acetyl-CoA-carboxylase] ligase, whose protein sequence is MEILSYENIKTFINTKYMGRNIVYLQSTTSTNDIIKKMAEDGAKEGLVVIAEEQISGRGRMGRKWITPKGEAIAASILLKPDIPPKIAPTITPLLSLSAVKALRRITGFDIMIKWPNDLVLNKKKLCGILTETTMEGMKIKYIIVGIGININQEKFDDDISNIAISLKSYSGKSFDRRVILGEILNSFEKDYEDFKRYGLKHFINDIKYYSIVLGEKVTVLNIDSVVEGKAVDIDDEGCLIIKTLNGDLKRILSGDIVMEGIYNIYK, encoded by the coding sequence ATGGAAATATTATCTTATGAAAATATAAAGACATTTATCAATACAAAATATATGGGAAGAAATATTGTATATTTACAATCAACTACATCAACTAATGATATTATTAAGAAGATGGCAGAAGATGGGGCAAAGGAAGGGCTTGTTGTAATAGCTGAAGAACAAATTAGCGGCAGAGGAAGAATGGGAAGAAAATGGATAACCCCAAAGGGGGAAGCTATTGCCGCTTCTATACTTTTAAAGCCAGATATTCCTCCTAAAATAGCTCCAACTATAACTCCACTACTTTCATTATCGGCAGTTAAAGCTTTAAGGAGAATTACAGGTTTTGATATAATGATAAAATGGCCTAATGATTTGGTGCTGAATAAAAAAAAGTTATGTGGGATATTAACTGAGACAACTATGGAGGGAATGAAAATTAAATATATAATCGTAGGTATTGGGATTAATATTAATCAAGAAAAATTTGACGATGACATATCAAATATTGCAATATCATTAAAAAGTTATTCAGGAAAATCTTTTGATAGAAGGGTGATACTTGGTGAAATACTAAATTCCTTTGAGAAAGATTATGAAGATTTCAAAAGATATGGGCTTAAGCATTTTATCAATGATATAAAATATTATTCTATAGTTCTTGGGGAAAAGGTCACAGTATTAAATATAGATAGCGTTGTTGAGGGTAAGGCTGTTGATATAGATGATGAAGGTTGCCTTATAATTAAAACATTAAACGGAGACTTAAAAAGAATTTTAAGTGGAGATATTGTTATGGAAGGGATATATAATATTTATAAATAA
- a CDS encoding transcriptional regulator: MDYARIGEKVISIERIHNKINEILELRCKGYSQQEVAKILDIDRTFISRLESIGEIRKGGGIAVVGFPIQNKEELEEKLKKAGVDYILFMTEEERNNFVKNQSGQNLFNSVLELIAEVRKYKHCIIIGSNKRTKIMATLLDCHVYTIDIGESPIKQDVYIDPERILEIISMIR; encoded by the coding sequence GTGGATTACGCAAGAATAGGAGAAAAAGTAATAAGCATAGAAAGAATACATAACAAAATAAACGAGATACTTGAACTCAGATGTAAGGGGTATTCCCAGCAGGAGGTAGCTAAAATACTTGATATTGATAGAACATTTATATCAAGGCTTGAAAGCATAGGAGAGATACGAAAAGGAGGAGGAATTGCAGTTGTAGGGTTCCCAATTCAAAATAAAGAGGAACTTGAAGAAAAACTTAAAAAAGCTGGAGTAGATTATATACTTTTTATGACTGAAGAAGAAAGAAATAATTTTGTCAAAAATCAGAGTGGGCAAAATTTATTTAACAGCGTTCTAGAGCTTATTGCTGAAGTTAGGAAATATAAACATTGTATAATAATAGGTTCTAATAAAAGAACAAAGATAATGGCAACTTTACTTGATTGCCATGTATATACTATAGATATTGGGGAATCTCCAATAAAGCAAGATGTATATATTGATCCTGAAAGAATACTTGAAATAATAAGTATGATAAGGTGA
- a CDS encoding sulfide/dihydroorotate dehydrogenase-like FAD/NAD-binding protein yields MYKIVKKRELANNIYLMDIEAPRVAKSANPGQFVIIRMDEKGERIPLTICDYDKEKGTVTVVFQAIGASTMEMAKYEAGDCFADFVGPLGQPSEMVHEDLENLKSKKIIFIAGGVGTAPVYPQVKWLNNNGIAADVIIGAKSKDYVILEDEMKKVAGNVYIATDDGSYGFKGLVTDLLKNLVVNQGKKYDLVIAIGPMIMMKFVSMLTKELGIKTIVSLNPIMVDGTGMCGACRVSVGGKIKFACVDGPEFDGHLIDFDEAMRRQAMYKTEEGRKLLKKIEGDTHHGKGCGCGGDK; encoded by the coding sequence TTGTACAAAATAGTGAAAAAAAGAGAATTGGCAAACAACATATATCTTATGGATATAGAAGCACCAAGAGTCGCAAAATCAGCTAATCCTGGCCAATTTGTTATAATTAGAATGGATGAAAAAGGAGAGAGAATACCTCTTACAATCTGTGATTATGATAAGGAAAAAGGAACGGTAACTGTAGTATTCCAAGCAATAGGAGCTTCCACAATGGAAATGGCAAAATACGAAGCTGGAGATTGTTTTGCTGACTTTGTAGGTCCTCTTGGACAACCTTCTGAAATGGTTCATGAGGATTTAGAGAATTTAAAAAGCAAGAAGATTATTTTTATTGCTGGTGGAGTAGGAACAGCACCTGTTTATCCTCAAGTAAAATGGCTAAATAATAATGGAATTGCGGCAGATGTAATAATAGGTGCTAAATCAAAGGATTATGTGATATTAGAAGATGAAATGAAAAAAGTAGCAGGAAATGTTTATATAGCAACAGATGACGGTTCTTATGGATTTAAAGGACTTGTTACTGATTTGCTAAAAAATTTAGTTGTAAATCAAGGTAAAAAATATGATTTGGTTATAGCTATTGGACCAATGATAATGATGAAATTTGTATCAATGCTTACAAAAGAGTTGGGCATTAAGACGATTGTAAGTTTAAATCCAATCATGGTGGATGGAACTGGGATGTGTGGAGCTTGTAGAGTTTCAGTTGGAGGGAAGATTAAATTTGCCTGTGTAGATGGACCGGAATTTGATGGACATTTAATTGATTTTGATGAGGCAATGAGAAGACAAGCTATGTATAAGACTGAAGAAGGAAGAAAACTCCTAAAAAAGATTGAGGGAGATACCCATCATGGAAAAGGCTGCGGATGTGGAGGTGATAAATAA
- the dusB gene encoding tRNA dihydrouridine synthase DusB: MNIGGFIPKNNVFLAPMAGVTDTAFRIICRQFDCGLVYTEMISSKGLTFNSVKTRAMLDIDDREAPAAVQIFGSEPEIMASTAELISQNPKVAFIDINMGCPAPKIVKNNEGSALMKDMHLAEKIIKNVVKRSKKPVTVKFRKGWDETLINAVEFAKMAESAGASAVAVHGRTRAQMYEGNADWDIIRKVKESVKIPVIGNGDVISPESAKRLLNETKCDAIMIGRGSLGNPWIFKRTVHYLNTGELLSEPSFEDKIDMALLHLSMAFEFKGHRGIVEMRKHIGWYLKGLKNATSVRDIINKINDKDEIEKVLKDYKNQLKGC; this comes from the coding sequence ATGAATATAGGAGGATTTATTCCTAAAAACAATGTATTTTTGGCTCCTATGGCAGGAGTTACGGATACGGCTTTTAGGATTATATGCAGACAATTTGATTGTGGTCTTGTTTACACTGAGATGATTAGTTCAAAGGGACTTACATTTAATAGTGTAAAAACTCGTGCTATGCTTGATATAGATGATAGAGAAGCTCCAGCTGCTGTTCAGATATTTGGAAGTGAGCCTGAGATTATGGCAAGTACTGCTGAGTTAATAAGTCAAAATCCTAAGGTTGCATTTATCGATATTAATATGGGATGTCCTGCCCCAAAAATAGTAAAAAATAATGAAGGTTCTGCACTTATGAAGGATATGCATCTTGCAGAGAAAATAATTAAGAACGTTGTAAAAAGATCTAAAAAGCCTGTTACAGTTAAGTTTAGAAAAGGATGGGATGAAACTTTAATTAATGCTGTTGAGTTTGCAAAGATGGCAGAAAGTGCAGGAGCTTCAGCTGTTGCAGTTCATGGCAGAACAAGAGCACAAATGTATGAAGGTAATGCAGATTGGGATATAATAAGAAAGGTAAAAGAATCAGTTAAAATTCCGGTTATAGGTAATGGGGATGTCATATCTCCTGAAAGTGCAAAAAGATTGCTTAATGAAACAAAATGCGATGCAATAATGATTGGCCGTGGATCCCTTGGTAATCCATGGATTTTTAAAAGGACGGTTCATTATTTAAATACAGGAGAGTTATTAAGTGAACCAAGTTTTGAAGACAAAATTGATATGGCCCTTTTACATCTTTCCATGGCTTTTGAATTTAAAGGTCATAGAGGAATTGTTGAGATGAGAAAACATATTGGGTGGTATCTAAAGGGGCTTAAAAATGCAACTTCTGTAAGAGATATTATAAATAAAATTAATGATAAAGATGAAATAGAGAAAGTGCTTAAAGATTATAAAAATCAACTTAAGGGGTGCTGA
- the lysS gene encoding lysine--tRNA ligase, translating to MAKDELTQIEFEKLEEEYNELIRQRIQKLEELKKNGQDPFEIVKYDRSHTSKDVKENFSELEGKTVRVAGRLMSKRVHGKAGFSDIHDRYGKLQLYVKIDDVGEEKLKFFKTLDIGDIIGVEGFVFKTKTDEISVHVKDFVLLTKSLRPLPEKWHGLKDPDLRYRQRYVDLIVNPDVKDTFMKRTQIIKAIRKFLDDREFVEVDTPILSTIASGAAARPFVTHSNALDIDLYLRIATELYLKRLIVGGFEKVYEMGKNFRNEGIDIRHNPEFTAIELYQAYADYNDMMELTENLVAYCAKEVLGTTKVTYQGTEIDFTPPWNRITMIDAVKKYAGVDFKEIKTDEEAREIAKKLNVVDELKKKLSDCTKGDILNAVFEAYAEKHLIQPTFVIDYPVEISPLTKKKKDDPTLTERFEAFVFAREIANAYSELNDPIDQKNRFIQQLKERELGDDEAYMMDDDFVNALEIGMPPTGGLGIGIDRLIMFLTDSYSIRDVILFPTMKPTK from the coding sequence ATGGCAAAGGATGAGTTAACTCAGATAGAGTTTGAAAAACTTGAGGAAGAGTATAATGAGCTTATAAGACAAAGGATCCAAAAGTTAGAAGAGCTTAAGAAAAATGGTCAAGATCCATTTGAAATAGTAAAATATGATAGATCCCATACGTCTAAAGATGTAAAAGAAAATTTTAGTGAACTTGAAGGGAAAACAGTAAGAGTAGCAGGAAGATTGATGTCAAAAAGAGTACATGGAAAGGCTGGTTTTTCTGATATACATGATAGGTATGGCAAGCTTCAGCTCTATGTAAAAATAGATGATGTTGGAGAAGAAAAATTAAAATTTTTCAAAACCCTTGATATTGGAGATATAATAGGAGTAGAAGGATTTGTATTTAAAACAAAAACTGATGAGATTTCAGTACATGTCAAAGATTTTGTATTATTAACTAAATCCTTAAGGCCACTTCCAGAGAAATGGCATGGACTTAAGGATCCAGATTTAAGGTATAGGCAAAGATATGTTGATTTGATTGTAAATCCAGATGTTAAAGACACTTTCATGAAAAGAACCCAGATTATTAAAGCGATAAGAAAATTCCTTGATGATAGAGAATTTGTAGAGGTAGATACTCCGATACTTTCAACAATAGCAAGTGGTGCGGCTGCAAGACCTTTTGTTACTCATAGCAATGCTCTTGATATTGATCTTTATCTTAGAATTGCAACAGAACTTTATTTGAAGAGGCTTATAGTTGGTGGATTTGAAAAAGTTTATGAAATGGGTAAAAACTTTAGAAATGAAGGAATTGATATAAGGCATAATCCAGAATTTACTGCAATAGAGCTTTACCAAGCTTATGCAGATTACAATGACATGATGGAACTTACTGAAAACCTTGTTGCATACTGCGCAAAGGAAGTCTTAGGAACTACTAAAGTTACATATCAAGGAACCGAGATAGATTTTACTCCTCCATGGAACAGAATTACTATGATAGATGCAGTGAAAAAATATGCAGGAGTAGACTTTAAAGAAATAAAAACTGACGAAGAAGCAAGAGAAATAGCAAAGAAATTGAATGTAGTTGATGAACTTAAAAAGAAGCTTTCAGATTGTACAAAGGGAGATATATTAAATGCTGTATTTGAAGCTTATGCTGAAAAGCATTTGATACAGCCAACTTTTGTAATAGATTATCCTGTTGAGATATCACCTCTTACAAAAAAGAAAAAAGATGATCCAACTCTTACAGAAAGATTTGAAGCATTTGTTTTTGCAAGAGAGATTGCTAATGCTTATTCAGAGCTTAACGATCCTATTGATCAAAAAAATAGGTTTATCCAACAGCTTAAGGAAAGAGAACTTGGCGATGATGAGGCTTATATGATGGATGATGATTTTGTAAATGCTCTTGAAATAGGTATGCCTCCTACAGGAGGGCTTGGAATTGGCATAGATAGATTGATAATGTTTCTTACAGATTCCTATTCTATAAGAGATGTTATACTATTCCCAACGATGAAACCAACAAAATAA